Proteins encoded within one genomic window of bacterium:
- a CDS encoding DUF1844 domain-containing protein — protein MDEQNKHHAALFFNLVMMFQSAAMQQMGKLKNPMTDAIERNMEQARLSIDMLDMLQAKTAGNLGEDEAKFVAHVISELKLNYIDEVNKDKAKAGSEAAGSETGGAADKAGSQSAEDRTASA, from the coding sequence ATGGACGAACAGAATAAACACCATGCCGCACTTTTCTTCAATCTGGTTATGATGTTCCAATCGGCGGCAATGCAGCAAATGGGCAAGCTCAAAAATCCCATGACCGACGCGATCGAGCGCAACATGGAGCAGGCGCGGCTCTCCATCGATATGTTGGATATGCTCCAGGCAAAGACCGCCGGCAACCTCGGCGAGGACGAGGCCAAATTCGTCGCCCATGTCATCAGTGAGCTCAAACTCAATTACATCGATGAGGTGAACAAGGACAAGGCCAAAGCCGGATCCGAGGCCGCCGGCAGCGAAACGGGTGGTGCTGCCGATAAGGCCGGGAGTCAGAGTGCAGAAGACCGCACAGCATCGGCGTGA
- a CDS encoding NAD(P)-dependent oxidoreductase, whose amino-acid sequence MRILITGCNGLLGQRLIHLAPTQAEIMGIDLGEEPVALPPERYQRLDLGARKEVEACVRTFVPDWILNAAAYTNVNRAEVERELCWRANVTGVENLAIACRKYHCRLAHVSTDYIFDGQHGPYREEDLPHPIGYYGKSKLAAENILHGSEIPFAVARTMVLYGHARRVKPDFVSWMIDSLRQGRPVRIVTDQFGNTTFADELAEGIWRMVECEAQGFYHIAGTEIIDRFTFALKIAAVFDLDDRLIAPITTAELNQEAPRPMRSGLIVEKALRELGLELSDAKGGLVKLKQLLSAVD is encoded by the coding sequence ATGCGGATTTTGATCACGGGCTGCAACGGCCTGCTCGGACAGCGGCTGATTCATCTGGCGCCAACCCAGGCCGAGATCATGGGCATCGATCTGGGCGAAGAGCCGGTTGCCCTGCCGCCGGAGCGGTACCAGCGGCTGGATCTCGGAGCGCGCAAGGAGGTGGAGGCCTGCGTCCGCACCTTCGTCCCCGATTGGATTCTCAATGCGGCCGCCTACACCAACGTCAACCGCGCTGAGGTGGAGCGGGAACTCTGCTGGCGCGCCAATGTCACGGGTGTGGAAAACCTGGCCATCGCTTGCCGTAAATACCATTGCCGTCTGGCACATGTCTCCACCGATTACATCTTTGACGGCCAGCACGGCCCTTACCGCGAAGAGGACTTGCCGCATCCGATCGGCTATTACGGCAAGTCCAAGCTGGCGGCTGAAAACATCCTGCATGGCTCGGAAATCCCCTTTGCCGTGGCCCGGACCATGGTCCTCTACGGCCATGCGCGCCGGGTCAAGCCCGATTTTGTCTCCTGGATGATCGATTCCCTGCGACAGGGCCGCCCGGTGCGGATCGTCACCGACCAATTCGGCAATACCACTTTCGCCGACGAATTGGCAGAAGGTATATGGCGTATGGTCGAATGCGAGGCGCAGGGATTCTATCACATCGCCGGGACGGAGATCATCGACCGGTTCACCTTCGCCCTCAAGATCGCGGCCGTCTTCGATCTTGACGACCGCCTGATCGCACCGATCACCACAGCCGAATTGAACCAGGAGGCACCGCGACCGATGCGGTCGGGATTGATTGTCGAGAAGGCGCTGCGCGAGTTGGGATTGGAGCTGAGCGATGCGAAGGGGGGGCTGGTAAAACTGAAACAGCTGCTGAGCGCGGTTGATTGA
- a CDS encoding polyprenol monophosphomannose synthase, with product MKSLVIIPTYNEKQNIEAIIQAILAQEIPGIEILIVDDGSPDGTGALVAAMMEREPRLHLLSRERKMGLGTAYVAGFRFALAHDFDRVIEMDADFSHDPRDLKRLLEASDEADIVIGSRYITGVNVVNWPLRRLLLSMFASYYTRIITGLPLRDCTAGFKCFRREVLEHIDLDRVRSDGYSFQIEMNFRAWVHGFRIQEIPIVFVDRAAGASKMSKKIIYEAVGMVWKLKWLKICHRL from the coding sequence TTGAAGAGCCTCGTGATCATTCCCACCTATAATGAAAAGCAGAATATCGAGGCGATCATCCAGGCCATCCTGGCCCAGGAGATCCCCGGAATCGAGATCCTGATCGTCGATGATGGCTCACCCGATGGCACAGGGGCGCTGGTGGCGGCGATGATGGAACGTGAGCCGAGACTCCATCTGTTAAGCAGGGAACGGAAGATGGGCCTTGGCACGGCCTATGTGGCTGGCTTCCGGTTCGCGCTGGCGCACGACTTTGACCGGGTGATCGAAATGGATGCCGATTTTTCACACGACCCGCGGGACCTGAAACGCCTCCTCGAGGCCAGTGACGAAGCCGATATCGTCATCGGTTCCCGGTATATCACCGGAGTCAATGTCGTCAACTGGCCGCTGCGGCGACTGCTGCTGAGTATGTTCGCCAGCTATTATACGCGGATCATCACCGGCCTGCCTCTGCGCGACTGCACCGCCGGATTTAAATGTTTCCGGCGCGAGGTTCTCGAGCACATCGATCTGGACCGCGTCCGCTCCGACGGCTATTCTTTCCAGATCGAGATGAATTTCCGTGCCTGGGTTCATGGCTTCCGCATCCAGGAAATCCCCATCGTCTTCGTCGACCGCGCTGCGGGCGCTTCCAAGATGTCCAAAAAGATCATCTACGAGGCGGTCGGCATGGTATGGAAGCTGAAATGGCTCAAGATCTGCCATCGCCTCTGA
- the purE gene encoding 5-(carboxyamino)imidazole ribonucleotide mutase, whose protein sequence is MYKVAIMMGSESDQEVMAAAHAFLDHFGIAWETRILSAHRTPDATAEFAKSAEANGYCAIIAGAGMAAHLAGVVASHTLLPVIGVPLSGSALTGVDALYSMVQMPKGVPVATMAIGKAGAANAAIFVAELLAGRDPQIREKLVQFRKNGCVL, encoded by the coding sequence ATGTACAAGGTAGCGATCATGATGGGTTCGGAATCCGATCAGGAGGTTATGGCCGCAGCCCATGCCTTCCTGGACCATTTCGGCATCGCCTGGGAGACCAGAATACTCTCTGCGCACCGGACGCCGGATGCGACCGCCGAGTTCGCCAAATCCGCTGAAGCCAATGGCTATTGTGCGATCATTGCCGGCGCCGGGATGGCGGCCCACCTTGCGGGGGTCGTCGCCAGCCATACCCTGCTGCCGGTCATCGGCGTTCCCCTCTCGGGATCGGCCCTGACCGGTGTCGATGCGCTCTACTCCATGGTGCAGATGCCCAAGGGGGTGCCCGTCGCGACGATGGCGATCGGCAAAGCCGGCGCCGCCAATGCGGCGATCTTTGTAGCCGAACTGCTCGCCGGCCGCGATCCGCAGATTCGCGAAAAGCTGGTGCAATTCCGCAAGAATGGCTGCGTTCTGTGA
- a CDS encoding glycosyltransferase family 4 protein, producing the protein MRILVINWQDIRNPFSGGAEVHCHEIFSRVAAMGHQVTLLCSTFPGAPREEILDGIRIIRSGSRLLFNYAVPAAYRRLRREQVYDIVIDDLNKIPFYSPCFVREPLLTIVHHLFGKSIFIETSFFPAAYVWLAERLAVRLYRHTSFAVVSESTRQELLRLGIRASIDLLPNAVDPVRYHAGGSKSATPLICHLGRLKRYKSVEHLLQALPRVRQAVPQAKLVVVGDGDHRAALEALTAELGLGEAVQFTGKVSHEEKVQWLQRSWVAVNPSPKEGWGLTVIEANACGVPVVAADSPGLRDSVRAGETGLLYPYGEVEQLAADLIRLLQEAPLREKMGAAARVWAGSFTWDHSARQAVEIMERLYRSRGGPAGGCSEHIL; encoded by the coding sequence ATGAGGATCCTGGTGATCAATTGGCAGGACATCCGCAATCCCTTCTCGGGGGGTGCGGAAGTGCATTGTCACGAAATTTTCAGCCGCGTCGCTGCCATGGGCCACCAGGTGACCTTGCTTTGCTCCACCTTTCCGGGAGCGCCCCGCGAGGAGATCCTGGACGGCATCCGGATCATCCGCAGCGGTTCGCGTCTGCTCTTCAATTATGCGGTTCCAGCCGCCTATCGGCGTCTGCGCCGGGAGCAGGTTTACGATATCGTGATCGATGATTTGAACAAGATACCCTTTTACTCCCCCTGCTTTGTCCGGGAGCCCTTGCTCACCATCGTTCACCATCTTTTTGGCAAGAGCATTTTCATTGAGACCTCATTTTTCCCAGCTGCCTACGTCTGGCTGGCCGAACGGTTGGCGGTGCGGCTCTATCGCCACACCTCCTTTGCCGTGGTCTCCGAGAGCACCCGGCAGGAATTGCTGCGGCTGGGGATCCGGGCGTCCATCGATCTGCTTCCCAATGCCGTCGATCCGGTGCGTTACCACGCCGGTGGCAGCAAGAGCGCCACGCCCCTGATCTGCCATCTCGGGCGGCTGAAACGGTACAAGAGTGTTGAACATCTGCTGCAGGCCCTGCCCCGGGTGCGTCAGGCCGTGCCACAGGCGAAGCTGGTAGTCGTCGGCGACGGCGATCATCGCGCGGCGCTGGAGGCGCTGACGGCAGAGCTCGGCTTGGGGGAGGCGGTCCAGTTCACCGGCAAGGTCAGCCATGAGGAGAAGGTGCAGTGGCTGCAGCGCAGCTGGGTGGCCGTCAATCCCTCCCCCAAGGAGGGATGGGGCTTGACCGTAATCGAAGCCAACGCCTGCGGGGTGCCGGTGGTAGCCGCTGATTCGCCGGGGCTGCGCGATTCTGTGCGCGCAGGGGAGACTGGACTGCTCTATCCCTATGGGGAGGTGGAGCAGCTGGCCGCGGATCTGATCCGGCTGCTGCAGGAGGCCCCCTTGCGCGAAAAGATGGGCGCCGCTGCCCGCGTCTGGGCGGGCAGCTTCACCTGGGATCATTCCGCCAGGCAGGCGGTTGAGATCATGGAGCGTCTCTACCGGTCACGGGGCGGGCCGGCTGGGGGATGCTCTGAGCATATCCTCTGA
- a CDS encoding lysylphosphatidylglycerol synthase transmembrane domain-containing protein encodes MKKKPREQGWRPLAASLLKVGVSVILVFLLLRGIGWAPIRAQFGEARWGSLALALGFFVVSNVLGALQWHLLLVSRQIRLPFMRILAYYHVGLFFNNFLIGNVGGDAFRVFDIRRISGDTREALSTVFFDRFIGFFAMSTLALVAIFLAAREMVHASALESVLFIFGAWLLALAFLFYEPFAKKFSGIFRLLLPASLHVRVKSFYYSLHGFRRQKLLLLNLLGLSLLVQTLRILTHFYAARSLGVDVRVNFFFLFIPVVALVASLPISLGGLGVREQSAVALFSPLGIPAAKIVAFEFIAYVVGILASIPGGIIFALRREDQGRVQSGPAQPVES; translated from the coding sequence GTGAAAAAGAAACCCCGGGAGCAAGGCTGGCGCCCCCTGGCAGCCAGCCTGCTCAAGGTGGGCGTCAGCGTCATCCTGGTCTTCCTGCTGTTGCGGGGCATCGGCTGGGCTCCGATCCGGGCCCAGTTCGGGGAGGCGCGCTGGGGCAGCCTCGCGTTGGCCCTCGGGTTTTTCGTTGTGAGCAACGTGCTTGGCGCGCTGCAGTGGCATCTGCTGCTAGTGAGCCGGCAGATCCGGTTGCCCTTCATGCGCATCCTGGCGTACTACCATGTGGGATTGTTTTTCAATAATTTCCTCATCGGTAATGTCGGTGGGGATGCCTTCCGGGTCTTCGATATCCGGCGGATCTCGGGCGATACGCGGGAGGCCTTGTCGACGGTCTTTTTTGACCGTTTCATCGGCTTTTTTGCGATGTCGACGCTGGCGCTGGTCGCGATTTTTCTCGCCGCCCGCGAGATGGTCCACGCCTCGGCGCTGGAGTCGGTGCTTTTCATCTTTGGCGCCTGGCTGCTGGCTCTCGCCTTTCTTTTTTATGAGCCCTTCGCCAAAAAGTTTTCCGGGATCTTCCGGCTGCTGCTGCCAGCCTCCCTGCACGTCCGGGTCAAATCCTTCTACTACAGCCTGCATGGCTTCCGCCGCCAGAAACTGCTGCTCCTGAACCTTCTGGGCCTCTCCCTGTTGGTGCAGACCCTGCGGATCCTGACCCACTTTTACGCCGCCCGCAGCCTCGGCGTCGATGTCCGGGTCAATTTTTTCTTTCTATTCATCCCGGTGGTGGCACTGGTCGCAAGCCTGCCGATCTCGCTGGGCGGACTGGGCGTACGCGAGCAAAGCGCAGTTGCCCTCTTCAGCCCTCTCGGGATCCCCGCGGCTAAGATCGTCGCATTTGAGTTTATTGCTTACGTGGTGGGCATTCTGGCGAGCATTCCCGGCGGCATTATCTTCGCCTTGCGGCGCGAGGACCAGGGGAGGGTTCAATCCGGGCCGGCACAGCCGGTGGAGTCCTAG
- the recG gene encoding ATP-dependent DNA helicase RecG, translated as MVNMPAKTALEWPVDRAAGIGPKRVTALQNAGVYTIGDLLYYFPRRYLDRSTVTPINRLKPDQEVTVVAKVMQFTVQKGRRSRFVLLVGDGTGFLHCIWFSRLTWWYKMFKPGEWLALSGKVGFFKGLQMTHPEFDRLGMSGEGELVHTGKIIPLYPSNESLGEAGFDSRGFRRIIHGVLKAYGEQIRESIPETLVGRLGMMSLRQALAAIHFPADYASLQAAQMRLKFDELFFMELLVALRRHHQQESTGGIRFEAVGELTRRLVASLPFELTGAQKRVLRQIRADMKSARPMNRLLQGDVGSGKTVVALIAMLIAVENGYQAALMAPTEILAEQHYLTLHALLESLGVEVVLLVGGQGRSEREQILERIATGQARIIVGTHALIQEGVDFQQLGLAVIDEQHRFGVMQRATLRDKGLNPDVLVMTATPIPRTLTMTVYGDLDVSVIDELPANRKPVRTFWREEQRRSKVYHFLRNKVADGAQAYIVFPLVEESEKSDLKAAVASYKVMCETFFKEFRLGLLHGRMKPAEKEQTMTAFKRHEIQILVSTTVIEVGVDVPNASIMVIEHAERFGLTQLHQLRGRVGRGSRQSYCILISYGAVTEEARTRLNTLVSTTDGFRIAEVDLQLRGPGEFFGTRQHGLPELRLADPSRDVQLLHRARDEAFRLVAEDPQLLSEECLGTRHYFLRNYQERFGLAWVG; from the coding sequence ATGGTGAATATGCCCGCGAAAACCGCCCTGGAGTGGCCGGTCGACCGCGCCGCCGGAATCGGTCCCAAGCGGGTGACCGCGCTGCAAAACGCCGGCGTCTATACGATTGGTGATCTCCTGTACTACTTTCCGCGCCGGTACCTCGACCGCTCGACGGTGACACCGATCAACCGGCTCAAACCGGACCAGGAGGTCACCGTCGTGGCCAAGGTGATGCAGTTCACTGTGCAGAAGGGGCGGCGCAGCCGCTTCGTGCTGCTCGTGGGCGACGGCACCGGATTTCTGCATTGCATCTGGTTCTCGCGGCTCACCTGGTGGTACAAGATGTTCAAGCCGGGCGAGTGGCTTGCCCTGAGCGGCAAGGTGGGCTTTTTCAAAGGTCTGCAGATGACCCATCCCGAGTTTGACCGGCTCGGGATGAGCGGCGAAGGTGAGCTGGTGCATACCGGCAAGATCATCCCGCTCTACCCCTCCAATGAGTCTCTGGGGGAGGCGGGATTCGACAGTCGCGGCTTCCGCCGCATCATCCATGGGGTCCTGAAAGCGTACGGGGAGCAGATCCGGGAGAGCATTCCCGAGACCCTGGTCGGGCGGCTGGGAATGATGTCGCTGCGCCAGGCGCTTGCGGCGATTCATTTTCCGGCCGATTACGCCAGCCTGCAGGCGGCGCAAATGCGGCTCAAATTCGATGAGCTCTTTTTCATGGAATTGCTGGTGGCCCTGCGCCGCCATCATCAGCAGGAGAGCACCGGCGGCATCCGCTTTGAGGCCGTGGGTGAACTCACACGTCGTCTGGTGGCGTCGCTCCCCTTCGAGCTGACCGGTGCGCAAAAACGGGTGCTGCGCCAGATCCGCGCGGATATGAAGAGCGCGAGGCCGATGAACCGGCTGCTGCAAGGGGATGTGGGATCGGGCAAGACGGTGGTCGCCCTGATCGCCATGCTGATCGCGGTGGAGAACGGCTACCAGGCGGCGTTGATGGCGCCGACCGAGATCCTAGCCGAGCAACATTACCTCACCCTTCATGCCCTGCTCGAGAGCCTGGGCGTCGAGGTGGTGTTGCTGGTCGGCGGGCAGGGCCGCAGCGAGCGCGAGCAGATCCTCGAGCGGATTGCCACCGGCCAGGCGCGGATCATCGTCGGCACCCACGCCCTGATCCAGGAGGGGGTTGATTTTCAACAGCTCGGTCTGGCGGTGATCGACGAGCAGCACCGTTTCGGCGTGATGCAACGGGCCACCCTACGCGACAAGGGGCTTAATCCCGATGTGCTGGTGATGACCGCCACACCGATCCCGCGCACCCTGACAATGACAGTCTATGGCGACCTCGATGTCTCGGTCATTGACGAACTGCCGGCCAACCGCAAGCCGGTCCGGACCTTCTGGCGGGAGGAGCAGAGGCGCAGCAAGGTCTACCATTTTTTACGGAACAAGGTCGCCGATGGGGCACAGGCCTATATCGTATTCCCCCTTGTCGAGGAATCGGAAAAGTCGGATCTCAAGGCTGCGGTTGCGAGTTACAAGGTGATGTGCGAAACCTTTTTCAAGGAGTTTCGCCTCGGTCTGCTGCATGGCCGCATGAAACCGGCCGAGAAGGAGCAGACCATGACGGCCTTCAAACGCCATGAGATCCAGATCCTGGTCAGCACAACGGTCATCGAGGTCGGTGTCGACGTGCCCAACGCCTCGATCATGGTCATCGAGCATGCCGAGCGCTTCGGATTGACGCAGTTGCACCAGCTGCGCGGCCGTGTCGGCCGAGGATCCCGGCAGTCATATTGCATCCTCATCAGCTACGGCGCGGTGACCGAAGAAGCGCGCACCCGGCTGAATACCCTGGTCTCCACCACGGACGGTTTCAGGATCGCTGAGGTGGATCTCCAACTGCGTGGGCCGGGCGAGTTTTTCGGCACGCGGCAGCACGGGCTGCCGGAGTTGCGGCTGGCCGATCCGAGCCGGGATGTACAGCTGCTGCATCGCGCGCGGGACGAAGCCTTCCGCCTGGTGGCGGAGGATCCGCAGTTGCTCAGCGAGGAGTGTCTTGGCACCCGGCACTACTTTTTGAGAAATTATCAGGAACGTTTCGGGCTGGCCTGGGTGGGATGA
- a CDS encoding DUF2723 domain-containing protein, protein MPKFKLYHRIAAAAAFLISLAVYLRTIAPTVSFWDCGEFIACSYLLAVPHPPGAPFYLLLGRLASMLPWTADIGLRVNLMSSLATAATILLTYLIIVRLIKQWRGEPKDGADGFILIASGLLGALAFAFTDAIWFNGVEAEVYAFSLALTAAVVYVALVWLEKADEAGAERYLLLIAYLIGLSLGVHLLAVLAVPAIALIVYFHWLRKNGKKSQLSKLLIFLGITAVIFFGIYPGIVKYIPDLAGNLGLWAVLLLYILILGAAWYAIANRQRLASLVLTGMFLVLLGYSTYTMIMIRSGLDPVIDENDPETAAGMVRYLNREQYGDWGTFPRRFPGLPMEWQFNQEHPGENYKTWQWSKQMGFLWDYQIKKMYLRYFAWQFIGKGNTRGQDGFIAENFTTRGLYMLPFLVGLIGMFYHFRKDWHHATSIMLLFLATGVAIVLYLNQENPQPRERDYVFVGSFFAFALWIGIGASAIFEWIKGRYYLITQPGSEKRKSTLYMALSAAAAVLLVLALPVNLLSFNFHDHDRSGNYVAYDYSYNILQSCEKNSILFTNGDNDTFPLWFLQFVYNIRPDVRVVNLSLLNTDWYIKQLKNQEPKVPISLTDSQIEQLQLIPWEAQKLKIPVPEYARNEVLGEVNIASQAAAEPLKELEVNVQPTVFGRALRVQDFMILNIIYANQWKKPITFAVTVSDDNKVNLDPYLRMDGLVFKLVPMNGEVLARERLHKNLFEVFKYRGLDDKSVTYDDNVIGLLQNYRAGFLRLAQEYLTQQNNPKVIECLDRMEKVIPETVIPVPDYRLSMRIGQLYDLAGKTDELIRRAEVVIKEQPDNAMVYGYLVASLSRAGNHQRAAELLADWVKRHPDDKEAESRLEQERAQIAGGR, encoded by the coding sequence ATGCCTAAATTCAAGCTCTATCACCGCATCGCCGCTGCCGCCGCTTTCCTGATCTCCCTTGCGGTCTATCTGCGGACCATCGCCCCAACGGTCTCATTCTGGGATTGCGGCGAGTTCATCGCCTGCTCCTACCTGCTGGCGGTGCCGCATCCCCCCGGCGCGCCGTTTTATCTCCTCCTCGGCCGTTTGGCGAGCATGCTACCCTGGACGGCGGATATCGGCCTGCGCGTCAATCTGATGTCCTCTCTGGCCACCGCCGCAACTATCCTGCTGACCTATCTGATTATCGTCCGTCTGATCAAACAGTGGCGGGGCGAGCCCAAGGATGGAGCTGATGGCTTCATTCTCATCGCTTCCGGTCTCCTCGGCGCCCTGGCCTTTGCCTTCACCGACGCCATCTGGTTCAACGGCGTGGAAGCGGAGGTTTATGCTTTCTCGCTCGCGCTGACCGCCGCGGTCGTCTATGTCGCTCTGGTGTGGCTTGAAAAAGCCGACGAAGCCGGTGCCGAACGGTATTTGCTCCTCATCGCCTACCTGATCGGCCTCTCCTTGGGCGTCCATCTGCTCGCGGTTCTGGCGGTGCCCGCCATTGCCCTGATCGTCTACTTCCATTGGCTGCGCAAAAATGGCAAAAAGTCGCAGCTCTCCAAGCTTCTGATCTTTCTCGGTATCACCGCCGTCATCTTTTTCGGCATCTATCCAGGAATCGTTAAATACATCCCGGATCTTGCCGGCAACCTCGGCTTGTGGGCGGTGCTGCTCCTTTACATCCTCATTCTTGGAGCCGCGTGGTATGCCATAGCCAACCGCCAGCGGTTGGCCAGCCTGGTGCTCACGGGCATGTTCCTCGTTCTCCTCGGCTACTCCACCTATACCATGATTATGATTCGCTCGGGTCTCGATCCGGTCATTGACGAGAATGATCCCGAAACCGCCGCCGGCATGGTGCGCTATCTCAATCGCGAGCAGTATGGCGACTGGGGCACCTTTCCCCGCCGTTTCCCCGGATTGCCGATGGAGTGGCAGTTCAATCAGGAGCATCCCGGCGAAAACTACAAGACCTGGCAGTGGTCGAAGCAAATGGGATTCCTCTGGGATTACCAGATCAAAAAGATGTATCTGCGTTATTTTGCCTGGCAGTTCATCGGCAAGGGGAATACCCGCGGTCAGGACGGTTTCATTGCCGAGAACTTTACAACGCGCGGACTCTACATGCTGCCCTTCCTTGTCGGGCTCATCGGCATGTTCTACCACTTTCGCAAGGATTGGCATCACGCCACCTCCATCATGCTGCTCTTCCTCGCCACCGGCGTAGCCATTGTCCTCTATCTCAACCAGGAGAACCCGCAGCCGCGCGAACGGGATTACGTTTTCGTTGGCTCCTTTTTCGCCTTCGCCCTGTGGATCGGCATCGGGGCTTCGGCGATTTTTGAGTGGATCAAGGGACGCTACTATCTGATCACCCAACCGGGCAGCGAAAAGCGAAAAAGCACCCTCTACATGGCGCTCAGCGCCGCGGCTGCCGTGCTGCTGGTGCTGGCCCTGCCGGTCAATCTGCTCAGCTTCAATTTTCATGACCATGACCGCAGTGGCAATTACGTCGCCTATGATTACTCCTATAATATTCTGCAATCCTGCGAGAAAAACAGCATTCTCTTCACCAACGGCGATAACGATACCTTCCCACTCTGGTTCCTGCAGTTTGTCTATAACATTCGTCCCGATGTGCGGGTGGTCAACCTGAGCCTTCTCAACACCGATTGGTACATCAAACAGCTCAAGAACCAGGAGCCGAAGGTGCCCATCAGCCTGACCGACAGCCAGATCGAACAGCTGCAGCTGATTCCCTGGGAGGCGCAGAAGCTGAAAATCCCCGTGCCTGAATACGCCCGCAACGAAGTTCTGGGTGAGGTTAATATTGCCTCTCAGGCCGCTGCGGAACCGCTCAAGGAACTTGAGGTTAACGTCCAGCCCACGGTTTTCGGCCGAGCGCTGCGGGTGCAGGATTTCATGATCCTGAACATCATTTATGCCAATCAGTGGAAGAAGCCGATCACCTTTGCGGTCACGGTTTCTGATGACAACAAAGTCAATCTCGATCCCTACCTGCGCATGGATGGGCTGGTCTTCAAGCTGGTGCCCATGAATGGCGAGGTGTTGGCGCGCGAACGCTTGCACAAGAATCTTTTTGAGGTCTTCAAGTATCGCGGACTCGATGACAAGAGCGTCACCTACGATGACAACGTCATCGGGCTGCTGCAGAATTACCGGGCCGGCTTTTTGCGACTCGCCCAGGAATACCTTACCCAGCAGAACAATCCCAAGGTGATCGAGTGCCTTGACCGGATGGAAAAGGTCATCCCCGAAACCGTAATCCCGGTGCCTGATTACCGGCTCTCGATGCGAATAGGCCAACTGTACGACCTGGCGGGCAAGACCGATGAGCTGATCCGTCGAGCGGAAGTGGTCATCAAGGAACAGCCCGACAACGCCATGGTCTATGGCTATCTGGTGGCCAGTCTGAGCCGTGCCGGTAACCACCAGCGGGCGGCGGAGCTGCTTGCGGACTGGGTGAAGCGTCATCCCGACGACAAGGAAGCCGAATCGCGCCTCGAGCAGGAGCGGGCTCAGATCGCGGGCGGACGGTAG
- a CDS encoding class I SAM-dependent methyltransferase — MQKTAQHRREVWDQFWSDREEIGEVYSNSGRVIDQLLRLGDPAGRWVLEVGAGSGRDSFSLAGRGARVIMLDYSAPALRVMQNLAQNTAAPVHLVRGDAFHLPFRSGALDLVFHQGLLEHFTCPQGILAENLRVLRPGGAALADVPQRYHLYTLVKHLLIRCNRWFAGWETEFSRTQLGRLFADTGFERIEFYGDWMRPSFLYRASREALKKVHLRLPLYPPSLPLAGRVRAVLRRALKRRAWHLLTVMDIGAIGRKPAGTAR; from the coding sequence GTGCAGAAGACCGCACAGCATCGGCGTGAAGTCTGGGACCAGTTCTGGAGCGACCGAGAGGAGATCGGCGAGGTCTACTCCAACTCCGGCCGTGTGATCGATCAGTTGCTGCGCCTTGGTGATCCCGCCGGCCGCTGGGTGCTCGAGGTTGGCGCGGGTTCGGGGCGTGACAGTTTTTCTCTGGCCGGTCGGGGTGCCCGGGTTATCATGCTCGATTATTCGGCCCCGGCCCTGCGGGTTATGCAAAATCTGGCGCAGAACACCGCCGCCCCGGTCCATCTCGTGCGCGGTGACGCCTTTCATCTGCCCTTCCGCAGCGGCGCACTCGATCTGGTCTTCCATCAGGGGCTGCTGGAGCATTTTACTTGCCCGCAAGGGATTCTCGCAGAAAATCTGCGCGTCCTGCGTCCCGGCGGCGCGGCGCTGGCGGATGTGCCGCAGCGCTATCATTTGTATACCCTGGTGAAGCACCTGCTCATCCGCTGCAACCGCTGGTTTGCAGGGTGGGAGACCGAGTTCAGCCGCACCCAGCTCGGCCGGCTTTTCGCGGATACCGGTTTCGAGCGGATCGAATTTTATGGCGACTGGATGCGGCCCAGCTTTCTCTATCGCGCCTCACGCGAGGCGTTGAAAAAGGTGCACCTGCGCCTGCCGCTTTATCCGCCGTCGCTGCCCCTGGCGGGGCGGGTCCGCGCCGTCTTGCGCCGCGCCCTCAAACGCCGCGCCTGGCATCTGTTGACAGTGATGGATATCGGCGCAATCGGCCGCAAGCCGGCTGGAACGGCGCGGTGA